A genomic window from Vagococcus sp. CY52-2 includes:
- a CDS encoding nicotinate phosphoribosyltransferase: MINRLHDDSLALHTDLYQLNMMKTYWELGRDDRHAVFECYFRDMPFKNGYAIFAGLERVIDYLDNLVFSDTDIDYLRRVTTYPEEFLTYLKEFKFKCTVRSALEGELVFNNEPIFQVEGPLAQCQLIETAVLNIINYQTLIATKAARIRAVCGDDLIMEFGTRRAQELDASIWGTRAAYIGGFDSTSNVRAGKMFGIPIAGTHAHSLIQSYLNDYEGFKAYAQTHKDCVFLVDTYDTLRSGVPSAIRVANEMGDKINFIGVRIDSGDMAYISKKVRKQLDEAGYPDVKIYASNDLDESTILNLKMQRAKIDVWGIGTKLITAYDQPALGAVYKIVSIENDDGKMVDTIKLSSNAEKVSTPGKKQVWRITGKDGKSEGDYITLWTEDPRNQEELYMFHPVHTYINKTVKNFTARPVLQDIYIDGNRVYELPTLEEIKKLSKDNQDSLWEEYKRNLNPQKYPVDLSTECWNHKMTTIKKVHEMTHNQSKK; this comes from the coding sequence ATGATTAATCGATTACATGACGATAGTTTGGCATTACACACGGATTTATATCAATTAAATATGATGAAAACATATTGGGAATTAGGACGTGATGATAGACATGCTGTATTTGAGTGCTATTTTAGAGATATGCCATTTAAAAATGGGTATGCTATTTTTGCAGGATTAGAAAGAGTGATTGATTATCTTGATAATTTAGTATTTTCTGATACAGATATTGACTATTTAAGACGAGTTACAACCTACCCTGAGGAATTTTTAACTTATTTAAAAGAATTTAAATTTAAGTGTACAGTACGATCTGCTCTAGAGGGAGAATTAGTTTTCAATAATGAACCAATATTCCAAGTAGAAGGACCTCTTGCACAATGTCAATTGATAGAAACGGCCGTACTCAACATTATAAACTATCAAACACTGATTGCGACAAAAGCTGCGAGAATCCGTGCAGTATGTGGCGATGATTTAATTATGGAATTTGGAACACGACGAGCACAGGAACTTGATGCATCAATTTGGGGAACTAGAGCAGCTTATATAGGCGGTTTTGATTCAACAAGTAATGTTAGAGCGGGTAAAATGTTTGGTATACCTATTGCAGGAACACACGCTCATAGTTTAATTCAATCGTATTTAAATGATTATGAAGGGTTTAAAGCGTATGCTCAAACGCATAAAGATTGTGTGTTTTTAGTTGATACATACGATACATTACGTTCTGGTGTACCTAGTGCGATACGAGTAGCCAATGAAATGGGTGATAAAATTAATTTTATTGGTGTTAGAATTGATAGTGGAGACATGGCTTATATCTCCAAAAAAGTAAGAAAGCAGTTAGATGAGGCAGGATACCCAGATGTTAAAATTTATGCATCAAATGATTTAGATGAATCGACCATTCTAAATTTAAAAATGCAACGGGCAAAAATTGATGTTTGGGGGATCGGAACAAAACTCATTACAGCTTACGATCAACCAGCGCTGGGTGCGGTTTATAAAATAGTTTCTATTGAGAATGATGATGGAAAAATGGTGGATACAATCAAGTTATCAAGTAATGCAGAAAAAGTTTCAACACCTGGTAAAAAACAAGTTTGGCGAATTACTGGTAAAGATGGGAAATCTGAAGGAGATTACATCACACTTTGGACAGAAGATCCACGAAATCAAGAAGAGTTATACATGTTCCACCCAGTTCATACTTATATTAATAAAACAGTGAAAAACTTTACAGCACGTCCAGTTTTACAAGATATCTACATAGACGGTAATCGAGTGTATGAGTTGCCCACATTAGAAGAAATCAAAAAATTATCTAAAGACAATCAAGACTCATTGTGGGAAGAATACAAACGTAATTTAAACCCTCAAAAATATCCAGTTGATTTATCAACAGAGTGTTGGAATCATAAGATGACAACGATTAAAAAAGTACACGAAATGACACATAACCAATCAAAAAAATAA
- the pgmB gene encoding beta-phosphoglucomutase, whose product MFQGVLFDLDGVITDTAEYHYRAWKSLAQELGIDIDREFNEQLKGVSREDSLDLILKHGRKRSDIDDDTFKELAAKKNDVYVEMIQYFSEDDIFPGILPLLKELKQHHIKIALASASKNGPLLLEKMKLTSYFDAIVDPTSVASGKPAPDIFIAAAKAIDCPISSCIGVEDSKAGITAIKKSGALPIGVGNSQDLGTDITLVSTTNDLTYEFLTKNWVD is encoded by the coding sequence ATGTTTCAAGGAGTACTATTTGACTTAGATGGTGTCATCACAGATACGGCAGAATACCATTATAGAGCATGGAAAAGTTTAGCTCAGGAGTTAGGTATTGATATCGACCGAGAATTTAATGAACAATTAAAAGGTGTGAGTCGCGAAGATTCGCTAGACTTAATTTTGAAACACGGTAGAAAAAGGTCTGATATTGATGACGATACCTTTAAAGAGCTTGCTGCAAAAAAAAATGATGTTTACGTTGAGATGATACAATATTTTTCAGAAGACGATATTTTTCCAGGAATTCTTCCCCTACTAAAAGAATTAAAGCAACATCATATAAAAATAGCCTTAGCCTCCGCCAGTAAAAATGGCCCATTATTATTAGAAAAAATGAAATTAACGAGTTATTTTGATGCTATTGTTGATCCTACTAGTGTGGCTTCTGGCAAACCTGCACCAGATATTTTTATCGCTGCTGCAAAAGCCATTGATTGTCCGATATCAAGTTGTATTGGGGTTGAAGACTCAAAAGCAGGTATTACAGCAATCAAAAAAAGTGGTGCTTTACCAATTGGTGTTGGTAACAGCCAAGATTTAGGCACAGACATCACACTAGTTTCAACAACTAACGACTTAACCTATGAGTTTTTAACAAAAAATTGGGTGGACTAA
- a CDS encoding ASCH domain-containing protein — MNKKEAAFWQKFLSQTTIENPIFGEAWSFGATDEMADELAKLVLNGTKTATASAKVEYDWENEALPKSNHHYDMLLDGSGNPVAVLMTTKVYMTKFCEVTPEHAYKEGEGDLSLKYWKQVHYNFWQTLFKDIYNKEVDITNMEVVCEEFEIIYK; from the coding sequence ATGAATAAAAAAGAAGCTGCTTTTTGGCAAAAGTTTCTTAGTCAAACAACGATTGAAAATCCAATATTCGGTGAAGCTTGGTCATTTGGAGCTACAGATGAAATGGCTGATGAATTAGCAAAGCTTGTACTAAATGGTACCAAGACAGCAACAGCTAGTGCTAAAGTTGAGTATGACTGGGAAAACGAGGCGTTACCAAAATCTAATCATCATTATGATATGTTGTTAGATGGAAGTGGAAATCCAGTAGCAGTCCTTATGACAACTAAAGTCTATATGACAAAATTTTGTGAAGTAACACCAGAACATGCCTATAAAGAAGGAGAAGGGGATTTATCACTTAAATACTGGAAACAAGTTCATTACAATTTTTGGCAAACATTATTTAAAGATATCTATAATAAAGAAGTAGATATAACAAATATGGAAGTAGTATGTGAAGAATTTGAAATAATTTATAAATAA
- a CDS encoding Gfo/Idh/MocA family protein — MTLKVGIIGCGGIANGKHMPALSKVEEVEMVAFCDVIVERAEKAKVEYGTMDAIVYQDYHELLADKSIDVVHVCTPNNSHAGISIAAMKANKHVMCEKPMAKTSQEARAMLEAAKETGKKLTIGYQNRFTTAANYLHQVCEEGELGDIYYGKAHAIRRRAVPTWGVFLDEEAQGGGPLIDIGTHALDLTLWMMNNYKPKYVVGNTYHKLSPTKNAANAWGPWDPEKFTVEDSAFGFITMEDGATISLESSWALNSRQIGEAKTSLSGTKGGADMFDGLTINGEDHGLLYEKHIELETGGVDFYDGEGNDPAFLEAQSWVQAIINDTEPVVLPEQALVVTEILEAIYQSSKTGEPVYLNK; from the coding sequence ATGACATTAAAAGTAGGGATTATTGGTTGTGGTGGTATTGCTAATGGAAAACATATGCCAGCACTAAGCAAAGTAGAAGAAGTTGAAATGGTCGCATTTTGTGATGTGATAGTGGAACGTGCTGAAAAAGCAAAAGTAGAGTATGGGACGATGGATGCAATTGTGTATCAAGATTATCATGAGTTATTAGCAGATAAAAGTATCGATGTGGTACACGTTTGTACACCAAATAATTCTCATGCGGGAATTTCCATCGCTGCAATGAAAGCGAATAAACATGTGATGTGTGAAAAACCAATGGCTAAAACAAGTCAGGAAGCAAGAGCCATGTTAGAAGCAGCGAAAGAAACAGGAAAGAAATTAACAATAGGATATCAAAATCGCTTTACAACAGCTGCTAACTATTTACATCAAGTATGTGAAGAAGGCGAGTTGGGAGATATTTATTATGGAAAAGCACATGCGATTCGTCGCCGTGCGGTACCAACTTGGGGAGTATTCCTTGATGAAGAGGCACAAGGCGGAGGTCCATTGATTGATATTGGGACACATGCACTAGATTTAACCTTGTGGATGATGAATAATTATAAACCGAAATATGTGGTAGGAAATACCTATCATAAACTGTCACCAACAAAAAATGCAGCCAATGCATGGGGACCTTGGGATCCAGAAAAATTTACTGTAGAAGACTCAGCATTTGGTTTTATTACGATGGAAGATGGCGCAACGATTTCTTTAGAATCAAGTTGGGCATTAAATAGTCGTCAAATAGGAGAAGCCAAAACCAGTTTATCTGGCACAAAAGGTGGGGCAGATATGTTTGATGGCTTGACTATTAATGGTGAGGATCATGGTTTACTATATGAAAAACACATTGAATTAGAAACAGGTGGCGTTGATTTTTATGATGGTGAAGGAAATGACCCAGCTTTTTTAGAAGCACAATCTTGGGTACAAGCAATTATAAATGACACAGAACCAGTTGTTTTACCAGAACAAGCCTTAGTTGTCACAGAAATTTTAGAAGCGATTTACCAGTCTTCAAAAACTGGCGAGCCAGTATATCTTAATAAGTAG
- a CDS encoding LacI family DNA-binding transcriptional regulator, giving the protein MGVTIKDVAKEVGVAPSTVSRVLKDHPSISGETKERVRKAMDKLGYVPNISARNLVSKLSNAIGVVLPIIESKERASEPFYLEAITAMNEEASKHQVSLAIASGNNETELLEAVTLLYLQRRVDSFILMYVKENDLILDFLIEKNIPFTIIGHPYRYYNDTSCVDNDNQLLGRSVTQYLIDKGHKDILFVTNNSTENFFKERFYGYEMCLKDNHLPCYPVCDLEKSNEFIQLDTLLSERKISACIAIDDMFALKVIQFIQLIGLTVPDDVSVISFNNSIFSTLIHPYITSVDINTRELAKSAVLECLNQVNYPDELKKRVIIPHKLIERESVIDY; this is encoded by the coding sequence ATGGGAGTTACAATTAAAGATGTTGCAAAAGAAGTAGGTGTTGCCCCTTCAACAGTATCGCGTGTTTTGAAAGATCATCCAAGTATTTCAGGAGAAACCAAAGAGCGCGTAAGAAAAGCGATGGATAAGTTAGGCTATGTTCCAAATATTTCAGCAAGAAACTTAGTTAGTAAACTATCTAATGCTATTGGGGTAGTCTTGCCAATTATTGAATCCAAAGAGCGAGCAAGTGAGCCGTTTTATTTAGAAGCGATTACGGCAATGAATGAAGAAGCAAGTAAACATCAAGTAAGTCTTGCTATAGCATCAGGTAATAACGAAACCGAATTACTGGAAGCAGTGACACTACTTTATTTACAAAGACGAGTGGACTCTTTTATCTTGATGTATGTAAAAGAAAATGATCTCATTTTAGACTTTTTAATTGAGAAGAACATCCCATTTACAATTATTGGACACCCATATCGTTATTATAATGATACTAGCTGTGTTGATAATGACAATCAGCTACTAGGTAGGAGTGTTACACAGTACCTTATTGATAAGGGACACAAGGATATCTTATTTGTAACAAATAATTCAACTGAAAATTTCTTTAAGGAACGTTTTTATGGGTATGAAATGTGTTTAAAAGATAATCACTTACCCTGTTATCCGGTATGTGATTTAGAAAAAAGCAATGAATTTATTCAGTTAGATACCTTGTTAAGTGAAAGGAAAATCTCAGCATGCATTGCGATTGATGATATGTTTGCTTTAAAAGTGATTCAGTTTATCCAATTGATTGGTCTAACAGTTCCTGATGATGTATCTGTTATTAGTTTTAATAATTCTATTTTTTCAACATTAATTCACCCTTATATTACGTCAGTGGATATTAATACACGTGAACTAGCAAAGTCAGCTGTACTGGAGTGTCTAAACCAAGTCAATTATCCGGATGAGTTGAAAAAAAGAGTGATTATTCCACACAAATTAATTGAACGAGAAAGTGTCATAGACTATTAA
- a CDS encoding glycoside hydrolase family 65 protein, with product MTHLKRLFDINPFKLTTHSLHKEDIRLQESLTSIGNGYMGLRGNFEEGFSGDNHKGTYLAGVWYPDKTRVGWWKNGYPDYFGKVINAIDFIAVDIYVNNHKVDLNTITPTDFYQELDMQHGILSRQFTVTINDCTVKCSFKRLLSLTIKELALVNVSVEMLEGSGEITLVSKLDNHVHNEDSNYDDMFWEHRQSGENFVTAKTISNPFGIDEFCVTTFMQNDLSQPNLPTKKEFKEFEASEIITTTLQTGDIISLDKKVIVVTSRDIAENNQLEHARNLLNQVNKNTVEELISQHKNAWLKRWEVADVVITGDDEAQQGIRFNLFQLFSTYYGEDERLNIGPKGFTGEKYGGATYWDTEAYAVPLYLSLAEPNVTKNLLKYRHNQLPQAQHNARQQGLQGALYPMVTFTGVECHNEWEITFEEIHRNGAIAYAIYNYTNYTGDTSYLKHEGLEVLSEISRFWADRVHFSKRHDAYMIHGVTGPNEYENNINNNWYTNYIARWVLSYTIENYQLYKNDTTISLSEEEMAHWQDIIDKMYLPKDEELGIFVQHDTFLDKDLIPVTDLDKKDVPLNQNWSWDKILRSCFIKQADVLQGIYFFNDQFTIEEKRKNFEFYEPMTVHESSLSPCIHSILAAELGMEEKAVEMYQRTARLDLDNYNNDTDDGLHITSMTGSWLTIVQGFAQMKVFNESLSFAPFLPTKWDSYAFHINYRGRLLYISVSDNITINLLNGEPLDVTIYGNRHTLTDSLTVKLMTKGVE from the coding sequence ATGACTCATTTAAAAAGACTGTTTGACATTAACCCATTTAAATTAACCACTCACTCATTACACAAAGAAGATATCCGTTTGCAAGAATCTTTAACAAGTATTGGAAATGGCTATATGGGATTAAGAGGAAACTTTGAAGAAGGTTTCTCAGGAGATAATCACAAAGGAACTTATTTGGCAGGTGTTTGGTATCCTGATAAAACACGTGTTGGTTGGTGGAAAAATGGTTACCCTGACTATTTTGGAAAAGTCATTAATGCAATTGATTTTATTGCTGTTGATATATATGTTAACAATCATAAAGTTGATTTAAATACGATAACACCTACAGATTTTTATCAAGAATTAGACATGCAACATGGCATTCTATCACGCCAGTTTACAGTAACTATTAACGATTGCACTGTTAAGTGTTCTTTCAAACGCTTGCTTAGCTTAACTATTAAAGAACTGGCTTTAGTTAACGTATCTGTCGAAATGTTAGAAGGCTCAGGCGAAATTACATTAGTCTCTAAATTAGATAACCATGTTCATAATGAAGATAGCAATTACGATGATATGTTTTGGGAACATAGACAAAGTGGTGAGAACTTTGTCACAGCGAAAACTATCAGCAACCCTTTTGGTATAGATGAATTCTGTGTGACAACGTTCATGCAAAATGATTTATCTCAACCAAACTTACCTACTAAAAAAGAATTCAAAGAGTTTGAAGCTTCAGAAATAATCACTACGACATTACAAACTGGCGATATCATCTCATTAGATAAAAAAGTGATTGTCGTTACAAGCCGAGATATTGCAGAAAATAATCAATTAGAGCATGCTAGAAATTTATTAAATCAAGTTAATAAAAATACTGTAGAAGAATTAATCTCTCAACATAAAAACGCTTGGTTAAAACGTTGGGAAGTAGCAGATGTGGTTATTACAGGTGATGACGAAGCTCAACAAGGTATTCGCTTCAATTTATTCCAATTATTTTCAACTTATTATGGTGAAGATGAACGCCTAAACATTGGCCCAAAAGGATTTACTGGTGAAAAATATGGCGGTGCTACTTATTGGGATACAGAGGCCTATGCTGTTCCACTTTATTTGTCCTTAGCAGAACCGAATGTAACGAAAAACTTATTAAAATATCGTCATAACCAGTTACCCCAAGCACAACATAACGCTAGACAACAAGGCTTACAAGGTGCTCTCTATCCAATGGTTACTTTCACAGGGGTTGAGTGCCATAATGAATGGGAAATCACCTTTGAAGAAATCCACCGAAACGGCGCTATTGCTTATGCTATTTATAATTACACAAACTATACTGGTGACACTTCTTACTTGAAACACGAAGGACTAGAAGTATTATCTGAAATTTCACGTTTTTGGGCTGACAGAGTTCATTTTTCTAAACGTCATGATGCTTACATGATTCATGGTGTTACTGGACCAAATGAATATGAAAATAATATTAATAATAACTGGTACACAAACTATATTGCACGCTGGGTATTAAGCTACACAATCGAAAATTATCAACTTTATAAAAACGATACAACTATATCCTTGTCTGAAGAAGAAATGGCACATTGGCAAGATATTATCGATAAAATGTATTTACCGAAAGATGAAGAACTTGGCATTTTTGTTCAACACGATACTTTTTTAGACAAGGATTTAATACCTGTCACTGATTTAGATAAAAAAGATGTTCCGTTGAATCAAAACTGGTCTTGGGATAAAATTTTACGCTCTTGTTTTATCAAACAAGCAGATGTACTACAAGGAATTTATTTCTTTAACGATCAATTTACTATTGAAGAAAAACGTAAAAACTTTGAATTTTATGAGCCAATGACCGTACATGAATCATCCCTTTCTCCATGTATCCATTCCATATTAGCTGCAGAATTAGGGATGGAAGAAAAAGCGGTAGAAATGTATCAACGAACTGCTAGACTAGACTTAGATAACTACAATAATGACACAGATGACGGGCTACATATCACATCAATGACTGGAAGTTGGTTGACCATTGTACAAGGCTTTGCACAGATGAAAGTTTTCAATGAATCACTTAGTTTTGCTCCTTTCTTACCAACAAAATGGGACAGTTATGCTTTCCATATAAACTATCGAGGTCGCCTACTTTATATCAGTGTATCAGACAACATTACCATTAATTTGTTAAATGGTGAACCTTTAGATGTCACAATTTATGGTAATAGGCACACACTAACCGACTCATTAACAGTTAAATTAATGACTAAAGGAGTGGAATAA
- a CDS encoding PTS transporter subunit IIBC — MKKLLSFEFWQKFGKALMVVVAVMPAAGLMISIGKTIPMMSPDMAFLVTTGGVIENIGWGIIGNLHLLFALAIGGSWAKERAGGAFAAGISFILINRITGSIFGVTSEMLTNDEAFTHTLFGTKIMVKGFFTSVLEAPALNMGVFVGIIAGFVGAMAYNKYYNYRKLPDALSFFNGKRFVPFVVIFWSTIVSIGLAIVWPVIQSGINNFGLWIAQSQESAPILAPFLYGTLERLLLPFGLHHMLTIPINYTQLGGTYEILSGAQAGTLVYGQDPLWLAWATDLFNLKNAGNIEQYNYVLSNWTPARFKVGQMIGASGILMGFTLAMYKNVDSDKRKQYKSMYVSAALAVFLTGVTEPLEFMFMFAAVPLYLVYAVIQGAAFAMADIISLRVHSFGNIELLTRTPLAIKAGLSQDLINFVICIIVFAIVSYFIAGFMIKKFNLATPGRNGNYDVDTLDNPTSSGSSEGISPQIVSIIQLLGGKLNISEVDACMTRLRVSVKDAELVGSEQEWKKAGALGLVIKDKGVQAIYGPKADVIKSDVQDALDSGVDIDSLTVDTVINEPNEQTTVQKNVTIPFVSVADGEVISIETVSDDVFSQKMMGDGFAVKPSNSQVVSPVSGVVQSIFPTKHAIGLLTPEGLEVLVHMGLDTVEMTKQVFDVSVKEGDTVKAGQLLATVDWKTVENEGKGTTIVVVFTNTQEIKTLELSTVGEHKSSEKIGQVSL, encoded by the coding sequence ATGAAAAAGTTACTAAGTTTTGAGTTTTGGCAAAAATTTGGAAAAGCATTAATGGTTGTGGTAGCTGTCATGCCTGCTGCTGGATTAATGATTAGTATCGGAAAAACGATTCCGATGATGTCACCAGATATGGCGTTTTTAGTAACAACTGGTGGAGTAATTGAAAATATAGGATGGGGAATTATTGGAAATCTTCATTTATTATTTGCACTAGCAATTGGTGGTAGTTGGGCTAAAGAACGTGCAGGTGGAGCTTTTGCTGCAGGTATTTCATTTATTTTGATTAATCGCATTACTGGCTCAATTTTTGGTGTGACTTCAGAAATGCTGACAAACGATGAAGCATTTACTCACACATTATTTGGAACTAAAATCATGGTTAAAGGATTTTTCACTAGTGTACTTGAAGCACCAGCATTAAATATGGGTGTTTTTGTCGGAATTATTGCGGGATTTGTCGGAGCGATGGCTTACAATAAATACTATAATTATCGTAAATTACCAGATGCATTATCATTCTTTAATGGTAAGCGCTTTGTTCCATTTGTTGTCATATTTTGGTCAACGATTGTTTCAATTGGTTTAGCTATTGTATGGCCAGTTATTCAATCAGGCATTAATAATTTTGGTTTGTGGATTGCTCAATCACAAGAATCTGCACCAATTTTGGCACCGTTTTTATATGGAACACTTGAGAGATTATTACTACCATTTGGATTGCATCATATGTTGACCATACCAATCAACTATACTCAGTTAGGTGGAACCTATGAGATTTTATCTGGGGCACAAGCTGGAACGCTTGTCTACGGACAAGATCCTCTATGGCTTGCTTGGGCAACTGATTTATTTAACTTAAAAAATGCTGGAAATATCGAACAATATAATTATGTGTTATCAAATTGGACACCAGCTCGTTTTAAAGTAGGGCAAATGATTGGCGCATCAGGTATTTTAATGGGCTTTACTTTGGCGATGTATAAAAATGTGGATAGTGATAAGAGAAAACAATATAAATCAATGTACGTCTCAGCAGCGTTGGCAGTATTTTTAACCGGTGTTACGGAACCGTTAGAATTCATGTTTATGTTTGCAGCCGTTCCGTTGTATCTAGTGTATGCAGTGATTCAAGGAGCGGCATTTGCGATGGCCGACATCATCTCATTACGCGTCCATTCATTTGGAAATATTGAGTTATTAACAAGAACACCATTAGCCATTAAAGCAGGTTTATCACAAGATTTGATTAACTTTGTAATTTGTATTATTGTGTTTGCTATTGTTTCTTATTTTATTGCTGGATTTATGATCAAGAAATTTAATTTAGCAACACCAGGTAGAAATGGAAACTATGATGTGGATACGTTAGATAACCCAACTTCATCAGGAAGTTCTGAAGGAATCTCTCCACAAATTGTATCAATCATCCAACTACTTGGTGGAAAATTAAATATTTCTGAAGTAGATGCTTGTATGACCCGTTTAAGAGTTAGTGTCAAAGATGCAGAACTTGTCGGCTCAGAACAGGAATGGAAAAAAGCAGGAGCACTTGGTTTAGTGATAAAAGATAAAGGTGTTCAGGCGATTTATGGACCAAAAGCTGATGTCATTAAATCTGATGTGCAAGATGCTTTGGATAGTGGGGTTGACATTGATTCTCTTACTGTTGATACCGTTATTAATGAGCCAAACGAACAAACAACTGTTCAAAAAAATGTTACCATTCCATTTGTTTCTGTAGCAGACGGAGAAGTCATTTCGATAGAAACTGTTTCAGATGATGTGTTTTCGCAAAAAATGATGGGCGATGGTTTTGCGGTAAAACCATCGAATAGTCAAGTGGTTTCACCAGTATCTGGTGTGGTTCAGTCTATTTTTCCAACAAAACATGCCATAGGATTATTAACACCTGAAGGATTAGAAGTGTTAGTACATATGGGACTAGATACTGTAGAGATGACTAAACAAGTATTTGACGTATCAGTTAAAGAAGGTGATACTGTAAAAGCGGGTCAATTATTAGCAACAGTCGATTGGAAAACAGTTGAGAATGAAGGGAAGGGTACCACGATTGTAGTAGTTTTTACAAATACACAAGAAATTAAAACGCTCGAGTTATCAACTGTTGGTGAACATAAATCATCAGAAAAAATTGGTCAAGTATCATTATAA
- a CDS encoding endonuclease/exonuclease/phosphatase family protein yields the protein MKWLTLNIHSWMEEDTEEKMDILVHYIISSGLDGVSLQEVNQRIDALPEENPLHFVPPINEKTIIKQDNYALCLVKRLAELGEEYHWSWTYSHVGYGIYEEGVAILSKKPLQSQAVLVSSVDKKTDVTRRMMLCSKLTVQDKELFVTSSHYSWWNEETKQGFQDEWTLSKLFLDKLSGFILLCGDFNGPDTIKNETYDLVTKSFVDTFELAEHPSGRYTIPEEIDGWKHTKEQLRIDYIFASEPCQVRSHDVIFDGENYPCISDHYGVVVSIDME from the coding sequence ATGAAGTGGTTAACACTAAATATACATAGTTGGATGGAAGAAGATACTGAAGAAAAGATGGATATACTGGTGCACTATATTATATCTAGTGGGTTAGATGGAGTGTCTTTACAAGAAGTCAATCAACGAATTGATGCGTTACCAGAGGAAAATCCACTTCATTTTGTTCCACCAATCAATGAAAAGACAATCATTAAACAGGATAATTATGCCTTATGCTTAGTTAAACGATTAGCTGAGTTAGGGGAAGAGTATCATTGGAGTTGGACTTATAGTCATGTGGGATATGGTATCTATGAAGAAGGTGTGGCAATTTTATCAAAAAAACCTTTACAATCACAAGCAGTGTTAGTATCATCAGTGGATAAGAAGACAGATGTAACACGACGAATGATGCTTTGTTCAAAGCTAACAGTGCAGGATAAAGAACTATTTGTAACAAGTAGTCATTATTCTTGGTGGAATGAAGAAACGAAACAAGGGTTTCAAGATGAATGGACTTTAAGCAAACTCTTTTTAGATAAATTATCTGGTTTCATCTTGCTATGTGGAGATTTTAATGGCCCTGATACGATTAAAAATGAAACATATGATTTAGTCACGAAAAGCTTTGTGGATACATTTGAATTAGCTGAACATCCAAGTGGGCGTTACACCATCCCAGAAGAGATTGATGGATGGAAACACACGAAAGAACAGTTAAGAATAGATTATATATTTGCCTCTGAACCTTGTCAGGTGAGGTCGCATGATGTTATCTTCGATGGAGAAAATTATCCATGTATTAGTGATCATTATGGTGTCGTTGTGTCGATTGATATGGAATAA
- a CDS encoding AraC family transcriptional regulator yields the protein MSLYLEIPEWDNSLPFRAFENQGEIVVPPHWHKEIEMIYVTKGLVNIGYDNQLFQVQEGEIFMFGSGESHYFLASPGSTRIVYQFDLAVFQNYLVNQSDYKDIVTLFEKAENLSRFWGNDVEQEMRSLVEKLFKEVQQKKLGYDYAILSLLHQLLVFYYREIPQKNRTLKEGNFVESTLQKQTLERLNDVFIYIENHFQEVITLEDVAKYVGFSPYYFSRFFKKNTGQNFSQFLTEYRLNQAKYILSHENIPMIEVAERSGFNSVKTFHHVFKEHVGLSPLKYQKTIYGNN from the coding sequence ATGAGTTTATATTTAGAAATACCAGAATGGGATAATAGCCTACCTTTTAGGGCATTTGAAAACCAAGGAGAGATTGTTGTACCACCACATTGGCACAAAGAAATTGAGATGATATATGTGACAAAAGGGCTAGTCAATATTGGGTATGATAATCAATTATTTCAAGTACAAGAGGGAGAAATTTTTATGTTTGGTAGTGGTGAATCTCATTATTTTTTAGCTTCACCAGGCAGTACACGGATTGTTTATCAATTTGATTTAGCAGTTTTTCAAAATTATTTAGTAAATCAATCAGATTATAAAGACATTGTCACGCTATTTGAAAAAGCGGAAAATCTTAGTCGGTTTTGGGGGAACGACGTCGAGCAAGAGATGAGAAGTCTTGTAGAAAAATTATTTAAAGAAGTACAGCAAAAAAAGTTGGGCTATGATTATGCTATATTAAGTTTGTTGCATCAACTATTGGTCTTCTATTATCGTGAGATTCCTCAAAAAAATCGTACTCTCAAAGAAGGAAATTTTGTCGAATCCACTCTTCAAAAACAGACATTGGAAAGACTGAATGATGTCTTTATCTACATAGAAAATCATTTTCAAGAGGTGATTACACTAGAGGATGTTGCCAAATATGTAGGATTTAGCCCATATTATTTTTCACGTTTTTTTAAGAAAAATACAGGGCAAAATTTTAGTCAATTCCTGACAGAGTACCGATTAAATCAAGCTAAATATATTCTTTCCCATGAAAATATTCCAATGATAGAAGTGGCAGAACGTTCAGGATTTAATAGTGTTAAAACCTTTCATCATGTATTCAAAGAACATGTTGGACTATCCCCTTTAAAATATCAAAAGACAATATATGGGAATAATTGA